The following are encoded together in the Daucus carota subsp. sativus chromosome 5, DH1 v3.0, whole genome shotgun sequence genome:
- the LOC108223907 gene encoding LOB domain-containing protein 25-like has protein sequence MAASSNVARYNTPCAACKFLRRKCMPDCIFAPYFPPEEPSKFTHVHKIFGASNVSKLLHEVLPHQREDTVSSLAYEAEARVRDPVYGCVGAISFLQLQVERLQKELDAANAELAYYACACYNNYHPNIWSTVALPRNASVPIHPMSNCAQMRPVEAINTRGAGVGTYSFRGNGKNVSGQGGAAGQGP, from the coding sequence ATGGCGGCTTCGTCCAACGTTGCAAGATACAACACACCTTGTGCTGCCTGCAAGTTTTTGAGGAGAAAGTGCATGCCCGATTGCATCTTCGCTCCTTACTTCCCACCAGAAGAACCCTCAAAATTCACCCATGTCCACAAAATCTTCGGGGCAAGCAACGTGTCAAAGCTCTTGCACGAGGTCCTCCCTCATCAAAGAGAAGACACCGTGAGTTCTCTGGCCTACGAAGCAGAGGCACGCGTGAGGGATCCTGTTTATGGCTGCGTTGGTGCCATTTCATTTCTGCAATTGCAAGTTGAGCGGCTTCAGAAGGAACTCGATGCGGCTAATGCAGAATTGGCTTATTATGCTTGCGCATGTTATAATAATTATCATCCGAATATCTGGAGTACTGTTGCATTGCCAAGGAATGCCTCGGTGCCGATTCATCCGATGAGCAATTGTGCTCAGATGAGGCCTGTTGAGGCGATTAATACAAGAGGAGCAGGAGTTGGTACTTATTCATTTCGAGGGAATGGCAAAAATGTTTCTGGCCAAGGAGGAGCTGCGGGACAAGGACCATGA